In one window of Bernardetia sp. DNA:
- a CDS encoding ATP-dependent Clp protease proteolytic subunit gives MFDPKKFHNSEFYKFAHGHQNIPTTTLEGYAKYNVQNMTRSIIEERTTHFQEIDVFSRLMMDRIIFLGTGVDDHISNIIVAQLLFLESADPDKDVLMYINSPGGSVYAGLGIYDTMQYVKPDVSTVCTGLAASMGAVLLTAGQAGKRAALPHARVMIHQPLGGIQGQASDIEITAKQILLVKKELTQILADHSGKDYDTVERDADRDYWMIAPEAKEYGLIDEVLERKK, from the coding sequence ATGTTTGACCCAAAGAAATTTCATAATAGCGAATTTTATAAATTTGCTCACGGACATCAAAATATTCCTACTACTACGTTAGAAGGATATGCAAAATATAATGTACAAAATATGACTAGATCAATCATTGAGGAAAGAACAACTCATTTCCAAGAAATTGATGTATTCTCTCGCCTCATGATGGATAGAATCATTTTCCTTGGTACAGGTGTAGATGATCACATTTCTAATATTATTGTTGCTCAACTCTTATTTTTAGAATCAGCAGACCCAGATAAAGATGTTCTGATGTATATAAATAGCCCTGGTGGTTCTGTGTATGCAGGCTTGGGTATTTATGACACGATGCAATATGTAAAACCAGATGTATCTACTGTGTGTACAGGATTAGCAGCTTCTATGGGAGCTGTTTTGCTTACTGCAGGACAGGCAGGTAAGCGTGCTGCTCTTCCTCATGCTCGTGTGATGATTCACCAACCACTTGGAGGTATTCAAGGACAGGCTTCTGACATTGAAATTACGGCAAAACAAATTTTGCTTGTCAAGAAAGAATTGACTCAAATTTTGGCTGACCACAGTGGAAAAGATTACGATACAGTAGAAAGAGATGCTGACCGTGATTATTGGATGATTGCGCCAGAAGCAAAAGAGTATGGTTTGATTGATGAGGTGTTGGAACGCAAGAAATAA